From the Hypomesus transpacificus isolate Combined female chromosome 24, fHypTra1, whole genome shotgun sequence genome, the window ACGTCGCCAGGCGCGACAGTGGAGGGCGTGACGCGCCAGGCGGCGACTTCACCGAGAGACCCGACGGAAGCGCGACGCCAGCTGGGTTTGACGCGGACGCGGGGATCCAGGCTCGCGGAGCCCTCATGGATATTTCCCATCAGCCTCTCTGTTTGCAGTCCCCGGGCGGGGAGGGGCCGGTCTGTGTCAGAGCTGCAGAGGAACACCCGCAGATCTCCACCTTCtactcctccagctccactcTCAACCCTGACCCCGTGGCGTCCTACGTAGGTGATGTGACAGCTCCCCAAGAGGCGGAAGCCCCTGCTCCTGCTTCTATGGGCGCAGTtgacctcccccctcacatccCATgcatccccctgtccctcctctgccctctggACGGACACCAGGCCCCGGACATCTCCTCCATGCTCCCGCCCCGGGGGGAACCCACAGAAGCCACACGGGTCTACgtaatccctccatccctctcctcctcctccccgtctctcatcacttcctccaccccctctgtcTGCATGCCTGGTCACGGGATGGAGGCCTTCCCCCCCGGTGCCTCCGGCCCCCCTCAGGCTGTGGACCTGCTGGAGGGGGAAGGCGAGGAGTTTGAGCAGTTCAGGGGGAACATCCCTGGGTTCATCAGTTACTTCCTGAACCCCGCCCACTTCCAAGATGGGGAGCAGGGGggcaggcggaggaggaggaggcgtagGGTGGCAGGGGGGGCCGAGAGGggtgcggaggagaggagagcccaGAAGCCCAGAGGCAGACGCAGGGGAGGGGACGTGGCGGGGACGACGGCAGCGAAGAAGGAGCAGGTGGCGGCGGAGGTTCCTCAGGGAAGCTGGCTGCggaggttgggggtgggggcctTGCGGATGGGGCAGGGCGGGGGCATGGTGGGCAGGAAAGTGTACCTGAAGACCAGGGATATGCTGCAGCCCATCAAGATCCTCTTGAAAAGGAAAAAGAGGCAAGGGCAGAGTGACCTGTGGGAGGTCTCCAGGACCGGGGTGGAGAAGAGCCAAGCTCCCCACAGGAAGCCGAGGAGGACCAAGGCCCAAATGATACAGGTAGGGAACAAGATCACATTCATATTTCTATAGCTAGTCACAGTGTTGAACGTGGAACTTCATTTTGTTCGTCATACTGTTTCAGGACGGCTTTTCCATAATAAAGAGGCAGGTTGGCCGCCCACGAGTcaggcccctccccttcccccccctccccaaataTCTCTTGGAGGCTCTGACCAATGAGCCACCCGGCCCCCCTGACTCCACCCCTCCTACTGCAGCCTTCCctacccccgcccccgccctaGCCCCTACCCCCAATCCCATtgctccctctcctgtcccctaCCTGGCTCcggccccagccctgctccacaccgcccccctgccccccctggtcCCGTCTCCCCAACAAGACTCTGCCGAGCGGTTCGAGTGCCTGCTACAAGACATCATGATGGACCTCGATTTAATCCCCAACGTCGCTGTGGCAACGCCAACTAACGACCTTCCCCAAGAAGGCGCCGCCACGGCTCCTGCGCCTGCATCTCCTCATCTCCACGGCAACCGGGACCACTCCGCCGAGAGTTTCAACCAACTCTTGACTCTCTCTGCTTTGTCAGCTGGTGACCATGGCGACGTCAATGGCGTCGTCCAAACTGCGTTCCCCGTCGCCGAGGCGACAACATACGGGGTTACCTCCAGGTCCGAGTGTGAGGTTCCGtttctgcagcagcagcagacggAGGGCGATCTTAGCGACATCCTGGATCACTTCCTGCTCTCATTTGAGCAGCAGGTTGCTAGCTCGGCAAACAGCGTGCTGAACGGAAACATCCAGACAGACTGcagccacacagacagacccccAGAACCGTACGCCGCCATGACGAACGACAGCGgagcccagacccagaccagaccagccgAGCACGGAGCACAGACCAGTTCAGTCTTCGAGCTCACGCACGCAGTTGGCTCTCGGCACAGTGCCGGACACACAGCTcaccaacaacacacacacactcaatatgGAGAAGAGCCTGACCCAGTCAGACactaccctctcacacacaccactcctaAACCCCCTTCATCTGCTCCTCTGTCTCAGCCTGCCAAGGCAGTGCCCTCTACTGGTCAACCCTCTCCCATTCgaatggaggagaggctggtggaAGAAGGCAGGAGGATGACAAGAAGCCAGATGAGGGAAGGGATCAGAACCTCGGAGGAGGCCAAGGGAGTGAAGAGGTTCCCTCCAGCACTGgagcagacacagagacaacagagTGAAGAAGAATCCACCAAAACCCCTCACAGCCAATCCCAGCCCACCATACCCCCTCCTAGCCAATCCCAGCCCACCAAACCTCCCAGCCAATCCCTGCCCACCAAACCCCCTTCCAGCCAATCCCAGTCCACCCAACCCCCTTCCAGCCAATCCCAGCCCACCAAGCCCCATCCTAGCCAATCCCAGCCCTCCAAACCTCCTCTCAGCCAATCCCAGTCCACCAAACCCCCTTCCAGCCAATCCCAGCCCACCAAACCCCATCCAGACCAAACACAGTCCATCAAGTTCATCACAAACAGCCAACCAATTGTCCGAATCAAACCTTTGCCTCCCAGAGACCAACTCAAGTCCATCTGCAGTAGGAAGCAAGACAGAGACAAAACCAGGGACCTGGTcagtaaaataaaacaattacagAGCATGTGTCCCAGAGGGCAGAAGCTGGACCGCTACGCCACTGTGTCTTTGGTCAAGCTGGAGGTCACCCAGCTGCTGGCGGGCACATCAGGGAAACGCCCACACCCTGCCGATCAACCAATCAGGATGCCTGAGAAGGTCAGCGTTCAGACGGTCCAACCAATCAGGGCGATTGAGGATTTGAAGGTGGGCGGTGGCAAAAAGCGAAGGCGGTTCCTCAGGAGGTGGGTAGACAGGCGCccctctgctccatctcctggtACCgcagagaacagaggagagtaCAGTGGAGAGAAcagaaggaggaaaggagaagtgAAGAGGTTGAGCCTGGAGTCAGAGACGGACGAGccgaagagaaggaaagaggaggaaagagaggaggatgagggggcagagagagagacggcgtgtccagatcatccagagccAGTCAAATCAAACCCTGTCTCCCAAAGGCGTCTGTCCAGCCcaaaactacaactcccagccCAGAGGCATCGATCTCCCGCCCAAAACAGAGACGAGTCTGGGAAGAAAGGGCCTGTCCCAGTAGAGTTGGACGAGGAAGCAGACGGGATCCATGTGACCGCAGCCACCAGGTTTGACAAGGTCAGAGAGGTCCTGTGTTCACAGAGTAGAGgggcagacacagag encodes:
- the LOC124486868 gene encoding uncharacterized protein LOC124486868 translates to MAGPASSPSILAELQRQQRCSQYCDTLLRAGGVSVPAHSCVLSALCPQLSCVLSSTPPSSSGQSNLVEFQAFGACALLRLVDLLYSGEMVVEGESEREEVMAAAAKLGISGLVEVGRSEAEDGARSWERDRRAGPSSTEGERWKERVREVGVQTEPLGNRDDHVARRDSGGRDAPGGDFTERPDGSATPAGFDADAGIQARGALMDISHQPLCLQSPGGEGPVCVRAAEEHPQISTFYSSSSTLNPDPVASYVGDVTAPQEAEAPAPASMGAVDLPPHIPCIPLSLLCPLDGHQAPDISSMLPPRGEPTEATRVYAVDLLEGEGEEFEQFRGNIPGFISYFLNPAHFQDGEQGGRRRRRRRRVAGGAERGAEERRAQKPRGRRRGGDVAGTTAAKKEQVAAEVPQGSWLRRLGVGALRMGQGGGMVGRKVYLKTRDMLQPIKILLKRKKRQGQSDLWEVSRTGVEKSQAPHRKPRRTKAQMIQDGFSIIKRQVGRPRVRPLPFPPLPKYLLEALTNEPPGPPDSTPPTAAFPTPAPALAPTPNPIAPSPVPYLAPAPALLHTAPLPPLVPSPQQDSAERFECLLQDIMMDLDLIPNVAVATPTNDLPQEGAATAPAPASPHLHGNRDHSAESFNQLLTLSALSAGDHGDVNGVVQTAFPVAEATTYGVTSRSECEVPFLQQQQTEGDLSDILDHFLLSFEQQVASSANSVLNGNIQTDCSHTDRPPEPYAAMTNDSGAQTQTRPAEHGAQTSSVFELTHAVGSRHSAGHTAHQQHTHTQYGEEPDPVRHYPLTHTTPKPPSSAPLSQPAKAVPSTGQPSPIRMEERLVEEGRRMTRSQMREGIRTSEEAKGVKRFPPALEQTQRQQSEEESTKTPHSQSQPTIPPPSQSQPTKPPSQSLPTKPPSSQSQSTQPPSSQSQPTKPHPSQSQPSKPPLSQSQSTKPPSSQSQPTKPHPDQTQSIKFITNSQPIVRIKPLPPRDQLKSICSRKQDRDKTRDLVSKIKQLQSMCPRGQKLDRYATVSLVKLEVTQLLAGTSGKRPHPADQPIRMPEKVSVQTVQPIRAIEDLKVGGGKKRRRFLRRWVDRRPSAPSPGTAENRGEYSGENRRRKGEVKRLSLESETDEPKRRKEEEREEDEGAERETACPDHPEPVKSNPVSQRRLSSPKLQLPAQRHRSPAQNRDESGKKGPVPVELDEEADGIHVTAATRFDKVREVLCSQSRGADTERMCGGPEGGEDEEGEETNWAVFRHQETPSSEEDIDVVELDSAGSVDVVAKGDGEKVEGGGENVEGGGGRGQQSSLGGEWNPGLLHCGIEKPPVSLSAREHSKRSTGSGEEEEEVDVLGDYSSVPLVALPGIWGEGLCCEDEEDVEEEIDVTR